The Gavia stellata isolate bGavSte3 chromosome 1, bGavSte3.hap2, whole genome shotgun sequence genome has a segment encoding these proteins:
- the SLC35F2 gene encoding solute carrier family 35 member F2 produces MEAAAAGAPPPGAAAAAAPGAETAPGAAAAPPRRLLALLGAKLCTWHILKTIILGQMLSLFICGTAVTSQYLAEQYQVNTPMFQSFINYSLLLLVYTTTLAFRTGSDSLWQILKQRWWKYIFLGLADVEANYMIVKAYQYTTLTSVQLLDCFGIPVLMALSWFILRARYRLIHFLAVAVCLLGVGTMVGADILAGRQDSEGSDVVIGDVLVLLGASLYAISNVSEEYIVKNLSRVEFLGMVGLFGTIISGLQLAIVEHREIIRIQWNWKIALLFAVFALCMFGLYSFMPVVIKVTSATSVNLGILTADLYSLFFGLFLFFYKFSGLYILSFVIIMVGFILYCSTPTQTAEPTALPQPGSTGLDNAALKLEENDSETPAITVQFTRGETVVVSTD; encoded by the exons ATGGAGGCGGCCGCTGccggggcgccgccgcccggtGCTGCGGCAGCCGCTGCGCCCGGGGCCGAGACGgcgcccggggctgccgccGCGCCTCCGCGCCGGCTGCTGGCGCTGCTCGGGGCCAAGCTCTGCACCTG GCATATTTTGAAAACGATAATTCTGGGCCAGATGCTCTCCTTGTTTATCTGTGGGACTGCTGTTACAAGCCAGTACCTAGCAGAACAATACCAAGTGAATACTCCAATGTTTCAAAGTTTTATCAACTATTCTTTGCTTCTTCTAGTTTATACAACTACGCTGGCATTTAGGACTG GCAGTGATAGCCTTTGGCAAATTTTGAAACAGCGGTGGTGGAAGTATATTTTTTTGGGACTGGCTGATGTTGAAGCCAATTACATGATTGTAAAAGCCTACCAATACACGACACTCACAAGCGTGCAG CTGCTGGACTGTTTTGGGATTCCTGTACTGATGGCTTTGTCATGGTTCATTCTCCGTGCAAGATACAGGCTGATCCATTTTCTTGCTGTTGCCGTCTGTTTGCTGGGTGTAGGAACAATGGTGGGTGCAGACATTTTGGCAGGAAGGCAGGACAGTGAAG GTAGTGACGTGGTGATTGGAGATGTCTTAGTGCTTCTTGGTGCTTCTTTGTATGCCATTTCTAATGTGAGTGAGGAATACATTGTGAAAAATCTGAGCAGAGTGGAGTTTCTAGGAATGGTGGGCTTGTTTGGGACTATTATCAGCGGTCTACAGCT AGCCATTGTGGAACATAGGGAGATAATAAGAATTCAATGGAACTGGAAAATTG CATTACTGTTCGCAGTCTTTGCCCTGTGTATGTTTGGGCTGTATAGCTTCATGCCAGTAGTGATTAAAGTTACCAGCGCAACCTCGGTCAACCTGGGTATTCTGACTGCCGATCTCTACAGTCTGTTCTTtgggcttttcctttttttctataaG tTTTCAGGTCTTTATATCCTGTCCTTTGTTATCATCATGGTGGGCTTCATCTTGTATTGCTCCACTCCAACTCAGACGGCAGAACCCACTGCCTTGCCGCAGCCTGGCAGCACCGGCTTGGACAACGCTGCACTAAAGCTCGAGGAGAATGACAGTGAAACTCCGGCCATAACTGTACAGTTCACAAGAGGAGAAACTGTGGTGGTCAGCACTGATTaa